Proteins encoded within one genomic window of Deinococcus betulae:
- a CDS encoding SDR family oxidoreductase: MTQRPLTLITGAAGGIGSALARTLAPTHDLLLAGRGGLTLAALCAELQAQSLLLDLTRPETFAAALSGIPRVTNLVHSAAVVELGAVADQPHDVWTHTLAVNTVAPAELTRLLLPQLRAERGTVVFVNSTAGLRANADWASYAASKSALRALADALRDEEAAHGVRVTSIYPGRTATPMQAKVRAQEGADYTPEAFVDPQTVAATIAFVLQAPRDATLPDLSVRPGPRP, from the coding sequence ATGACCCAGCGGCCCCTCACCCTGATTACCGGCGCGGCGGGCGGCATTGGCTCGGCGCTGGCCCGCACCCTGGCCCCGACCCACGACCTGCTACTGGCTGGGCGCGGCGGCCTGACCCTAGCTGCCCTGTGCGCCGAACTCCAGGCCCAGTCACTGCTCCTGGACCTGACCCGTCCCGAGACGTTCGCGGCGGCGCTCTCCGGCATTCCGCGCGTGACCAACCTCGTCCACAGCGCGGCCGTGGTCGAACTGGGCGCGGTGGCCGACCAGCCCCACGACGTCTGGACCCACACCCTGGCGGTCAACACGGTGGCGCCCGCCGAACTGACGCGGCTGCTGCTGCCTCAGCTGCGGGCCGAGCGGGGCACCGTGGTCTTCGTGAACAGCACGGCGGGCTTGCGGGCGAACGCGGACTGGGCCAGTTATGCGGCCAGCAAGTCTGCCCTCAGAGCCCTGGCCGACGCTCTGCGCGACGAGGAAGCGGCGCACGGCGTGCGCGTTACGAGCATCTATCCTGGCCGCACCGCCACCCCCATGCAGGCCAAAGTGCGCGCTCAGGAAGGCGCCGACTACACCCCCGAGGCGTTCGTTGATCCGCAGACGGTGGCGGCCACCATCGCTTTCGTGCTTCAGGCGCCGCGCGACGCCACACTGCCGGACCTGAGCGTGCGGCCGGGGCCACGCCCATGA
- a CDS encoding NAD(P)/FAD-dependent oxidoreductase — protein MTAAYDAVVVGAGPAGLNAALVLGGADRRVLLLDGGPPRNVRAQAAHGVFTRDGVTPTHLKTIGLADLAPYPVTVVPQLAREAAFTSDGFALRLEGMWVRSQRLLLATGVRDVLPTLPGLRERWGKTVHHCPYCDGWPNRDARLGVLGSGQEGHHLALSVRSWSDEVTLLTDGPDELTAEQRLDLQRVGITVQTGRLLRLAGREDVRVGFRGGGDLCLDALFLNPTQQQCSTLPAALGCDLNDKSRVVVNENGMTSVRGVWAAGDMTGAPQYVMSAASGGMTAAVSLNTTLIHEEVRRMGAAFHKSPDEGPEGEAS, from the coding sequence ATGACAGCTGCTTACGACGCCGTGGTGGTGGGCGCGGGGCCGGCGGGCCTGAATGCCGCGCTGGTGCTGGGCGGCGCTGACCGCCGGGTGCTGCTGCTGGACGGCGGCCCTCCCCGCAACGTGCGGGCGCAGGCGGCGCACGGGGTGTTCACCCGCGACGGAGTGACGCCCACGCACCTGAAAACCATCGGCCTGGCGGACCTGGCGCCTTACCCCGTGACGGTGGTGCCTCAACTGGCGCGGGAAGCAGCGTTCACCTCCGACGGGTTCGCCTTGCGCCTGGAAGGCATGTGGGTGCGGTCACAGCGCCTGCTGCTGGCCACGGGCGTGCGCGACGTACTGCCCACCCTACCCGGCCTGCGCGAGCGCTGGGGCAAGACGGTTCACCACTGCCCCTACTGCGACGGCTGGCCCAACCGGGACGCCCGGCTGGGCGTACTGGGTTCGGGCCAGGAGGGGCACCATCTGGCGCTGAGTGTGCGGTCCTGGTCGGACGAGGTCACGCTGCTCACTGACGGCCCCGACGAATTAACGGCCGAGCAGCGGCTGGACCTTCAGCGAGTGGGCATTACCGTGCAGACGGGGCGCCTGTTGCGGCTGGCGGGCCGGGAAGATGTGCGTGTGGGGTTCCGGGGCGGCGGCGACCTGTGCCTGGATGCGCTGTTTCTCAATCCGACCCAGCAGCAATGCAGCACCCTGCCGGCCGCGCTGGGCTGCGACCTGAACGACAAGAGCCGCGTAGTGGTCAACGAGAACGGCATGACCAGTGTGCGGGGCGTGTGGGCCGCCGGCGACATGACCGGCGCGCCCCAGTACGTCATGAGCGCGGCGTCGGGCGGCATGACGGCCGCCGTCTCGCTGAACACCACCCTGATTCACGAGGAAGTGCGCCGCATGGGCGCGGCTTTCCACAAGTCCCCAGACGAGGGGCCAGAGGGTGAGGCGTCCTAA
- a CDS encoding HAD family hydrolase, protein MPAAVPHAILFDLDGTLHDRAATVRAWLAEHVARFELPERYAGRFVELDDHGYRSKTLVMPQLVKELALAHDPQALFEDFWTHMNHAVPMSHAHDVLRALRSRGVRLGIVTNGWEAVQQACLARCGLSDLVDDVVISKVVGFSKPDPRIYQLALERLRVGAADAWFVGDSPRNDIWGPQAVGLRAAYLPTGHGLGGEVPEVVLGDLRGVLGLG, encoded by the coding sequence ATGCCTGCGGCCGTTCCCCACGCGATTCTTTTCGATCTAGATGGCACCTTGCATGACCGCGCGGCCACTGTGCGCGCCTGGTTGGCGGAGCATGTGGCGCGGTTTGAGCTGCCGGAACGGTACGCCGGGCGGTTTGTCGAGCTGGACGACCACGGCTACCGTTCCAAGACGCTGGTGATGCCGCAGCTGGTCAAAGAACTGGCTTTGGCGCATGATCCGCAGGCACTCTTCGAAGATTTCTGGACGCATATGAATCACGCTGTGCCTATGTCACACGCCCACGACGTGTTGCGGGCCCTGCGTTCGCGTGGCGTTCGGCTGGGTATCGTCACCAACGGCTGGGAGGCGGTGCAACAGGCCTGCCTGGCCCGCTGTGGCCTGAGCGACTTGGTGGACGATGTGGTCATCAGCAAAGTGGTTGGCTTCAGCAAGCCGGACCCGCGCATTTACCAGTTGGCGCTGGAGCGGCTTAGGGTTGGGGCTGCTGACGCCTGGTTTGTGGGGGACTCGCCGCGCAACGACATTTGGGGGCCGCAGGCGGTGGGGCTGCGGGCGGCATATTTGCCGACGGGGCATGGGTTGGGGGGGGAGGTGCCGGAAGTGGTGCTAGGGGATTTGCGGGGGGTGTTGGGGCTTGGGTAG
- the hrpB gene encoding ATP-dependent helicase HrpB — protein MTLPIQDVIPAVQAALATQPLVVVQAPPGAGKSTALPLTLLDQPWLAGQKIIMLQPRRVAARAVAARLAQGLGEEVGATVGYRVRFEARVSAATRLEVVTEGILTRRLQHDPELAGVGLVILDEFHERSLNADLALALLREVQGALRGDLRVLVMSATLDPALPGRLGAPLIESQGRAYPVEVRYLATDPTGRVEDLVARQVRAALAAQPGDVLAFLPGVREIRGAAAQLADTDAAVLPLYGDLPVAEQQRALRPDPQGRRKVVLATSIAETSLTIDGVRVVVDGGQSRFAQFDPASGLSRMVTGRVTQDAAAQRAGRAGRTAPGVAYRLWSERTQPLLPAARPPEVLEADLAPLTLELAQWGVQEPGTLWWLDEPPARRVQAAREVLRGLDALDDAGRVTPEGARLLDFPTHPRLAHLLSAAEDAPLAADVAALLEERDPLPPGSGADLTDRVAALRAWRRGERGRGDAGVLDRTERLSRQWRGLLRVRPDDTPPDPFAVGALVARAYPERAALARESVSGLRSGRFLLAGGQGAALPEGDALAGARALAVAHLDAGQAEGRIFLAAPLDPAALEAGAEWTDAVRWDPRSGTLLAQRERRFGALVLETRPLRDLPPESRAAALTGAIRAEGLHLLTFAPEAQALRDRVESLRAWRPEDSWPDLSDAGLLATLDDWLGPVLGSARSREDLARLNLLPALQAQLPWRLLAQLDDLAPTHLTVPTGSRIRLTYRPGEAPILAVKLQELFGLADTPAVNGGRTPVLLHLLSPAGRPVQVTQDLRSFWNSSYFEVRKDLRGRYPKHPWPDDPWTHAPMRGTKKRGQ, from the coding sequence GTGACCCTCCCCATCCAAGACGTCATTCCCGCCGTGCAAGCGGCCCTGGCCACCCAACCGCTGGTGGTGGTCCAGGCGCCGCCCGGCGCAGGCAAAAGCACGGCCCTGCCGCTGACGCTGCTGGATCAGCCCTGGCTGGCCGGGCAAAAGATCATCATGCTTCAGCCCCGGCGGGTGGCGGCGCGGGCGGTGGCGGCGCGGCTGGCGCAAGGTCTGGGGGAAGAGGTCGGCGCCACCGTGGGCTACCGCGTGCGCTTTGAAGCGCGGGTGTCGGCCGCCACGCGGCTGGAGGTGGTCACTGAAGGCATTCTGACCCGGCGGCTGCAACACGATCCGGAACTGGCCGGCGTGGGCCTGGTCATTCTGGACGAGTTTCACGAGCGCTCGCTGAATGCCGACCTGGCGCTGGCCCTGCTGCGCGAAGTGCAGGGTGCTCTGCGGGGCGACCTGCGCGTGCTGGTCATGAGTGCCACCCTCGACCCAGCCCTACCCGGCCGCCTGGGGGCGCCGCTGATTGAAAGTCAGGGCCGTGCTTACCCCGTTGAGGTGCGGTATCTGGCCACTGACCCGACCGGGCGCGTGGAAGACCTCGTGGCGCGGCAGGTGCGCGCGGCGCTGGCGGCCCAGCCGGGGGACGTGTTGGCCTTTCTGCCCGGCGTGCGGGAGATTCGGGGCGCAGCGGCGCAGCTGGCCGACACGGACGCCGCCGTGCTGCCTCTCTACGGCGACCTCCCAGTGGCCGAGCAGCAAAGGGCGCTGCGCCCCGACCCCCAGGGGCGGCGCAAGGTAGTGCTGGCGACCAGCATCGCGGAAACCTCGCTGACCATTGACGGCGTTCGGGTGGTCGTGGACGGCGGCCAGAGCCGCTTCGCCCAGTTTGACCCGGCTTCGGGCCTGTCCCGCATGGTCACGGGCCGGGTCACACAGGACGCGGCGGCGCAGCGGGCGGGCCGGGCCGGGCGCACGGCGCCGGGGGTGGCCTACCGGCTTTGGAGCGAGCGCACCCAGCCCCTCTTGCCGGCGGCCCGGCCCCCCGAGGTCTTGGAGGCCGACCTGGCCCCCCTCACCCTGGAACTGGCGCAGTGGGGCGTGCAGGAGCCGGGCACGCTCTGGTGGTTGGACGAGCCGCCCGCGCGCCGGGTCCAGGCGGCCCGCGAGGTGCTGCGCGGTCTGGACGCCCTGGACGACGCGGGCCGCGTCACGCCGGAGGGCGCGCGCCTACTGGACTTTCCCACCCATCCACGGCTGGCCCATCTGCTGAGCGCGGCTGAGGACGCTCCCCTGGCCGCCGATGTGGCCGCGCTGCTGGAAGAACGCGACCCGCTGCCGCCAGGGTCCGGCGCAGACCTGACCGACCGGGTGGCCGCGCTGCGCGCCTGGCGACGCGGCGAGCGGGGAAGGGGGGACGCAGGCGTGCTGGACCGTACCGAGCGCTTGTCCCGGCAGTGGCGCGGCCTGCTGAGAGTGCGCCCAGACGATACCCCGCCCGATCCGTTCGCGGTGGGCGCCCTGGTGGCGCGGGCCTACCCGGAGCGGGCGGCACTGGCGCGCGAGTCGGTGTCTGGGCTCAGGAGCGGGCGCTTTCTGCTGGCGGGCGGCCAGGGCGCCGCGCTGCCCGAGGGGGACGCCCTGGCCGGGGCGCGGGCGCTGGCCGTGGCCCACCTAGACGCTGGGCAGGCGGAAGGGCGCATCTTTCTGGCCGCGCCGCTGGACCCCGCCGCGTTGGAGGCCGGCGCCGAGTGGACCGACGCCGTGCGCTGGGACCCCCGCAGCGGCACCCTGCTGGCCCAGCGAGAGCGGCGCTTTGGGGCGCTGGTGCTGGAGACGCGCCCCCTGCGCGACCTGCCCCCGGAATCGCGGGCAGCGGCCCTGACGGGAGCCATTCGCGCGGAAGGGCTGCACCTCCTCACTTTTGCCCCCGAGGCGCAGGCGCTGCGGGACCGCGTGGAATCGCTGCGCGCCTGGCGCCCCGAGGACAGCTGGCCGGACCTCAGTGACGCCGGCCTGCTGGCTACCCTGGACGACTGGCTGGGGCCCGTTCTGGGTAGCGCGCGCTCGCGTGAGGACCTGGCCCGCCTGAACCTTCTGCCGGCCCTGCAAGCCCAGCTCCCCTGGCGGCTGCTCGCTCAGCTGGACGACCTGGCTCCCACCCACCTGACCGTACCGACCGGCAGCCGCATCCGCCTGACCTACCGCCCCGGCGAGGCGCCCATCCTGGCGGTCAAGTTGCAGGAACTCTTCGGGCTGGCCGACACGCCGGCTGTCAACGGCGGGCGCACCCCGGTGCTGCTGCACCTGCTGTCGCCGGCCGGGCGCCCGGTGCAGGTCACGCAGGATCTGCGCTCGTTCTGGAACTCGTCGTATTTCGAGGTCCGCAAGGATCTGCGCGGCCGCTATCCCAAGCACCCCTGGCCGGATGACCCCTGGACCCACGCCCCCATGCGCGGGACCAAAAAGCGGGGCCAGTAG
- a CDS encoding class I SAM-dependent methyltransferase: MWGALMAALYGPVGWARAADLQRRLLPHLVSGSVLDLGAGTGHTGALLARAGWSVTLADVRPHRGAAGQWLVAQPLARHLARRLGLRRVLYDGRTLPFQDQAFGTVLLAFVLHHCPDPAAVVREAARVSGGRLLVLEDVEPGGARPSRRAQALDALMNLEVGHPQAQRSGAEWRALFASCGLCVLAEEGWTSTVLGVHLGHRLFVLEAEGSAVA; the protein is encoded by the coding sequence GTGTGGGGCGCCCTGATGGCGGCCCTGTACGGTCCGGTGGGCTGGGCACGGGCAGCAGACCTACAGCGGCGGCTGTTACCCCACCTGGTCTCTGGCTCAGTGCTGGACCTGGGGGCCGGTACCGGCCACACGGGGGCGCTGCTGGCCCGCGCGGGCTGGTCCGTCACCCTGGCGGATGTCCGGCCGCACCGGGGCGCCGCTGGGCAGTGGCTGGTGGCTCAGCCGCTGGCCCGGCATCTGGCGCGGCGGCTGGGCCTGCGCCGAGTGCTCTACGACGGCCGGACTCTGCCCTTCCAGGACCAGGCGTTTGGGACGGTACTACTGGCGTTTGTACTGCATCACTGCCCCGACCCGGCGGCGGTCGTGCGTGAGGCGGCGCGGGTCTCGGGCGGGCGGCTGCTGGTGCTGGAGGACGTGGAGCCAGGTGGCGCGCGCCCGTCTCGCCGGGCCCAGGCCCTGGACGCCCTGATGAACCTAGAGGTGGGCCACCCCCAGGCCCAGCGCTCCGGCGCCGAATGGCGAGCGCTTTTTGCGAGCTGCGGCCTGTGCGTATTGGCCGAGGAGGGATGGACGTCCACGGTGCTGGGCGTTCACCTGGGCCACCGCCTGTTCGTGCTGGAGGCCGAGGGCTCAGCGGTGGCCTGA
- a CDS encoding methyltransferase domain-containing protein produces the protein MTWNPATYDQFKVARSAPVADLHALIPDQPYEQIVDLGCGAGDHTLTLARRFPGAQVTGLDSSPEMLARAPHGAAPNLTFVQGDIAGLQGHFDLIHANASLQWLPDHPALLARLWNHLRGGGVLAVQVPANHDHPSHRLLGETADEFAAELGGYSRFGTAHGASPVLTPAAYAEMLDALGGQHITALSKVYPVVLDGAEGLIDWTRGTALVPYLSRLDGAAGERFLAAYRARLKAAFTGERLYYAFTRVLFAAHKGSQRG, from the coding sequence ATGACCTGGAATCCAGCGACCTATGACCAGTTCAAAGTGGCCCGCAGCGCTCCTGTGGCCGATCTCCACGCGCTGATTCCAGATCAGCCGTACGAGCAGATCGTTGACCTGGGCTGCGGCGCGGGCGACCACACCCTGACCCTGGCGCGGCGCTTTCCGGGGGCCCAGGTGACCGGGCTGGACAGCAGCCCCGAGATGCTGGCGCGCGCACCGCACGGCGCCGCCCCAAATCTGACGTTCGTGCAGGGCGATATCGCTGGGTTGCAGGGCCACTTTGACCTGATTCACGCCAACGCCTCGTTGCAGTGGCTGCCGGACCACCCGGCCCTGCTGGCGCGGCTGTGGAACCACCTACGGGGCGGCGGCGTGCTGGCGGTGCAGGTGCCGGCCAACCACGACCACCCCAGTCACCGCCTGCTGGGCGAGACGGCCGACGAGTTTGCCGCTGAGCTGGGCGGCTACAGCCGGTTTGGCACTGCCCACGGCGCCTCGCCGGTGCTGACGCCCGCCGCATACGCCGAGATGCTGGACGCCCTGGGTGGACAGCACATCACGGCCCTGAGCAAGGTCTATCCAGTGGTGCTGGACGGCGCCGAAGGGCTGATTGACTGGACGCGCGGCACGGCGCTGGTGCCGTATCTGTCGCGGCTGGACGGGGCGGCAGGCGAGCGCTTTCTGGCGGCTTACCGCGCCCGGCTGAAGGCGGCATTTACTGGCGAGCGCCTGTATTACGCCTTTACGCGGGTGCTGTTTGCGGCGCACAAAGGGTCACAGAGAGGTTGA
- a CDS encoding Rad52/Rad22 family DNA repair protein produces the protein MKLSDVQKRLQAPFPAHLVGWKPGAISKDRTRAMLLAHIDARAVQDRLDAICPDAWSFEVEVVAGTRLPTVKGRLTVLGVTREDIGEAPEGDLGTLKAAASDALKRCAVHFGIGRYLYDLPKTWADWDDTKRAPVSSPELPDWARPDHERTPGGAHLMQAMEQLRYELPEDLDLQREVYKHLKAALGSLHPSAPQTGRAA, from the coding sequence ATGAAACTGAGCGATGTTCAGAAACGACTTCAGGCCCCGTTTCCCGCTCATCTGGTGGGATGGAAGCCGGGCGCCATCAGCAAAGACCGCACGCGGGCGATGCTCCTGGCCCATATCGATGCCCGCGCGGTGCAGGACCGCCTGGACGCCATCTGCCCCGATGCCTGGAGCTTTGAGGTCGAAGTGGTGGCCGGCACCCGCCTGCCCACCGTCAAGGGCCGCCTGACTGTGCTGGGCGTCACCCGTGAGGACATTGGCGAGGCGCCCGAAGGCGACCTGGGCACCCTGAAGGCTGCCGCCAGCGACGCGCTGAAGCGCTGCGCCGTGCATTTTGGCATCGGCCGTTACCTGTACGACCTGCCCAAAACCTGGGCCGACTGGGACGACACGAAGCGCGCGCCCGTCAGCTCCCCCGAACTGCCCGACTGGGCCCGCCCTGACCACGAGCGCACCCCCGGCGGCGCCCACCTGATGCAGGCTATGGAGCAGCTGCGCTACGAACTGCCCGAAGACCTGGACCTCCAGCGTGAGGTGTACAAGCACCTCAAGGCCGCCCTGGGCAGCCTGCACCCCAGCGCTCCCCAGACGGGCCGCGCGGCATGA
- the hisB gene encoding imidazoleglycerol-phosphate dehydratase HisB: MSRAATVTRTTSETDISVRLDLDSAAYSHPETGHGFFDHMLDALARHARLGLTVKATGDLHIEPHHLIEDTGITLGQALTQALGDRRGIERYGSAFVPMDETLAHVVVDLSGRAHLAFEPETLDVWGTAGGMTHYHLREFLRGLCNHGGVTLHVRLLAGREAHHVIEAVVKALARALRDAVALTSDALPSTKGSL, translated from the coding sequence ATGAGCCGTGCGGCCACCGTGACCCGAACCACCAGTGAGACGGACATCAGCGTTCGTCTGGACCTTGACAGCGCCGCCTACAGCCACCCCGAGACGGGCCACGGCTTCTTTGACCACATGCTGGACGCCCTAGCCCGCCACGCCCGCCTGGGCCTCACGGTCAAGGCGACTGGGGACCTGCACATCGAGCCGCATCACCTGATCGAAGACACCGGCATCACGCTGGGGCAGGCGCTTACGCAGGCGCTGGGGGACCGGCGGGGCATAGAGCGCTACGGCAGTGCCTTCGTGCCGATGGACGAGACGCTGGCGCACGTGGTCGTGGACCTCTCGGGCCGGGCCCACCTGGCTTTTGAGCCGGAGACGCTGGACGTGTGGGGCACGGCGGGCGGCATGACCCACTACCACCTGCGCGAGTTTCTGCGGGGGCTGTGCAACCACGGCGGCGTGACGCTGCATGTGCGGCTGCTGGCTGGGCGCGAGGCCCACCACGTCATTGAGGCTGTCGTAAAAGCCCTGGCCCGCGCCCTGCGCGACGCGGTGGCGCTGACCTCAGACGCCCTGCCCAGCACCAAGGGCAGCCTGTGA
- the hisH gene encoding imidazole glycerol phosphate synthase subunit HisH, giving the protein MSAPEVLLLDYGAGNVRSAAKALERAGMAVKVSADPADVAGARAVVVPGQGHFRQVMEAFDESGFRAPVLAAAQAGTPLLGICVGMQMLLEGSEEAPGVAGLGLIGGTVRRFEHVPERKVPQMGWNSLDKVGNSPLLRDLACPAYAYFVHSFYVPIETEVDAGAITEYGVPFWAALSQGNLHATQFHPEKSGAVGLAILDRFRRYVLEEKE; this is encoded by the coding sequence GTGAGCGCGCCTGAAGTCCTGCTGCTGGATTACGGCGCAGGGAACGTGCGCAGCGCTGCCAAAGCCCTGGAGCGCGCGGGCATGGCCGTCAAGGTCAGCGCTGATCCGGCGGACGTGGCTGGGGCGCGCGCCGTGGTGGTGCCCGGTCAGGGCCATTTCCGGCAGGTGATGGAGGCGTTTGACGAAAGTGGCTTCCGCGCGCCGGTGCTGGCCGCCGCGCAGGCCGGCACGCCCCTGCTGGGGATCTGTGTGGGCATGCAGATGCTGCTGGAAGGTTCCGAGGAGGCTCCCGGCGTGGCGGGCCTGGGCCTGATTGGCGGCACGGTGCGCCGCTTTGAGCATGTGCCGGAACGGAAGGTGCCCCAGATGGGCTGGAACAGTCTGGACAAGGTCGGGAACAGCCCCCTGCTGCGTGACCTGGCCTGCCCGGCCTATGCCTACTTCGTTCACAGTTTTTACGTCCCCATTGAGACGGAGGTGGACGCTGGGGCCATCACAGAGTACGGCGTGCCCTTCTGGGCGGCGCTGAGCCAGGGCAACCTCCACGCCACGCAGTTTCACCCCGAGAAAAGCGGCGCGGTGGGGCTGGCGATTCTGGACCGGTTCCGGCGGTATGTGCTGGAGGAAAAAGAATAA
- a CDS encoding branched-chain amino acid aminotransferase, with protein MTSQTPAARPPVNLDWSTLGFSYIRTDERYLSHWRGGAWDSGTLTLDNVLHISEGSTALHYGQQCFEGLKAYRAADGSVNLFRPDRNAARMQESCRRVLMPEVSTEQFIEACRQVVRANDHWIPPHGTGGALYLRPYVIGVGDNIGVRSAPEFLFGVFAIPVGAYFKGGLTPHNFITSGYDRAAPQGTGAAKVGGNYAASLLPGLEAKQRQFADAIYLDPATHTKIEEVGAANFFAITRDGQSFVTPQSPSILPSITKYSLLHLAEHRLGLNVVEGDVLIDDLDQYSEAGACGTAAVITPIGGIQHGDDFHVFYSETEVGPVTRRLYDELTGIQFGDRPAPEGWLVQV; from the coding sequence ATGACGAGCCAGACCCCCGCCGCCCGCCCGCCTGTGAATCTCGACTGGTCCACGCTGGGTTTCAGCTATATCCGCACCGATGAGCGGTATCTGTCGCACTGGCGCGGCGGCGCCTGGGACAGTGGCACGCTCACCCTGGACAACGTGCTGCACATCAGCGAGGGGTCCACGGCGCTGCACTACGGCCAGCAGTGCTTCGAGGGCCTCAAGGCCTACCGCGCCGCCGACGGCAGCGTGAATCTGTTTCGGCCTGACCGCAACGCCGCGCGCATGCAGGAAAGCTGCCGCCGCGTCCTGATGCCCGAAGTCAGCACCGAGCAGTTTATCGAGGCCTGCCGCCAGGTCGTCAGGGCCAACGACCACTGGATTCCCCCCCACGGCACCGGCGGCGCGCTGTATCTGCGGCCCTACGTGATTGGCGTGGGTGACAACATCGGCGTGCGCTCGGCGCCCGAGTTCCTGTTCGGGGTGTTCGCTATTCCTGTCGGGGCCTACTTCAAGGGTGGGCTGACGCCCCACAACTTCATCACGTCCGGGTATGACCGCGCCGCGCCGCAGGGAACCGGCGCCGCCAAGGTGGGCGGCAACTACGCCGCCAGCCTGCTGCCAGGCCTGGAGGCCAAGCAGCGCCAGTTCGCCGACGCCATCTACCTGGACCCCGCCACCCACACCAAGATTGAAGAGGTAGGGGCGGCCAACTTCTTTGCCATTACCAGGGACGGGCAGAGCTTCGTGACCCCCCAGTCGCCCAGCATCCTGCCCAGCATCACCAAGTACAGCCTGCTGCACCTGGCCGAACACCGCCTGGGCCTGAATGTGGTTGAAGGCGACGTGCTCATTGACGACCTTGACCAGTACAGCGAGGCGGGGGCGTGTGGCACGGCGGCTGTCATCACGCCTATCGGCGGCATTCAGCACGGCGACGACTTTCACGTTTTCTACAGCGAAACCGAGGTTGGGCCGGTTACCCGCCGCCTGTACGACGAACTGACCGGTATTCAGTTTGGCGACCGCCCTGCGCCCGAAGGCTGGCTCGTCCAGGTGTAA
- a CDS encoding TetR/AcrR family transcriptional regulator — translation MKVDRQEQDEARRERIARAAFELFARSGLDAISAQDIAQAAYVSRTNLYRYFPSKVHMLLAHFEKAVQASRDDALERLTAGANPQLVWDKVTARMADLGVRYRHLVGAVGQAVLGAPPEGATVPATRPGDGLRTAITLAALVQPVLLAMQAQGRLRPEANVQMLSALLVDAFILALLHGGHRDQRDVLRDWQERFSLLMHGALAPEATARDQVR, via the coding sequence GTGAAGGTGGACCGGCAGGAACAGGATGAGGCCCGGCGCGAGCGCATCGCGCGGGCGGCCTTTGAACTGTTTGCGCGCAGCGGCCTGGACGCTATCAGCGCGCAGGACATTGCGCAGGCGGCGTATGTCAGCCGCACCAACCTCTACCGCTATTTTCCCAGCAAGGTGCATATGCTCCTGGCTCACTTTGAAAAGGCGGTGCAGGCCAGCCGCGACGACGCCCTGGAACGCCTCACCGCCGGGGCCAACCCCCAGCTCGTCTGGGACAAGGTCACCGCCCGCATGGCGGACCTGGGGGTGCGCTACCGGCATCTGGTGGGCGCGGTGGGTCAGGCGGTGCTGGGCGCCCCGCCTGAGGGCGCTACCGTTCCCGCCACCCGCCCCGGCGATGGCCTGCGCACCGCCATCACCCTGGCGGCGCTGGTGCAACCGGTCCTGCTGGCCATGCAGGCCCAGGGTCGCCTGCGCCCCGAAGCCAACGTGCAGATGCTGAGCGCCCTGCTGGTGGACGCTTTTATCCTGGCCCTGTTACACGGTGGGCACCGAGATCAGCGTGATGTGCTGCGTGACTGGCAAGAGCGGTTCAGCCTGCTGATGCACGGCGCCCTGGCCCCAGAGGCGACGGCGCGCGATCAGGTGAGGTAA
- the hpf gene encoding ribosome hibernation-promoting factor, HPF/YfiA family, whose amino-acid sequence MHIYKLSGRNVDVTDAMRDYVEEKLSRLDRFNDQITDARVTLTVRDVRDAARRNRVEVQLNVPHGIIRAEEHHADMYAAIDRAGDVLERQLRKFKTRYLKHRHDAAPQPEPGPAEADVDAGLDDVTEFVPEIVRQKRFDLRPMSPEDAVAQMEALGHDFYVFMHMDTGSCGVVYRRKDGHYGLIEPNA is encoded by the coding sequence GTGCATATCTATAAGCTGTCGGGCCGGAACGTTGATGTCACTGACGCCATGCGGGACTACGTCGAGGAGAAGCTCTCTCGCCTAGACCGTTTCAATGACCAGATTACCGACGCTAGGGTCACCCTCACGGTGCGGGACGTGCGCGACGCCGCGCGGCGCAACCGGGTTGAGGTACAGCTGAACGTTCCACACGGCATTATCCGCGCCGAAGAACACCACGCCGACATGTACGCAGCCATTGACCGCGCCGGCGACGTGCTGGAGCGGCAACTGCGCAAGTTCAAGACCCGGTATCTCAAGCACCGTCACGACGCCGCGCCCCAGCCCGAGCCGGGCCCTGCCGAGGCCGATGTGGACGCGGGCCTGGACGATGTGACCGAGTTCGTGCCCGAAATTGTGCGCCAGAAGCGCTTTGACCTGCGCCCCATGAGCCCCGAGGACGCCGTGGCCCAGATGGAAGCCCTGGGCCACGACTTTTATGTGTTCATGCACATGGACACCGGCAGCTGCGGCGTGGTGTACCGCCGCAAAGACGGTCACTACGGCCTGATTGAACCCAATGCCTGA